A part of Candidatus Saccharibacteria bacterium genomic DNA contains:
- a CDS encoding nucleoside-diphosphate kinase (catalyzes the formation of nucleoside triphosphate from ATP and nucleoside diphosphate) — protein sequence MKTIPPNPKRLNELRKEKSMVLIKPDAVARHLVGEILQRFERKGFRIAAMKLVLPTRKQAEKHYTDSEDWLTGSGQRTYDGYIEKGLKPPMKPRDLGLNTRRRLIESLLVGPLVALVLEGPHVIEVVRKMRGATSPQLADVGTIGFDYSLESYELADSGDWAIKNIIHASDSPENAKVEIANWFSKSELFEYKTAAEDVLYSKNWHDKK from the coding sequence ATGAAGACTATCCCACCAAATCCAAAGAGACTAAATGAGCTAAGGAAAGAAAAATCCATGGTCTTGATTAAGCCCGATGCAGTTGCCAGACACTTAGTGGGCGAAATATTGCAGCGTTTTGAGCGCAAGGGCTTTCGCATTGCTGCTATGAAGCTGGTTTTGCCAACCCGCAAACAGGCTGAAAAGCACTATACTGATAGTGAAGACTGGCTAACTGGTTCTGGCCAGCGCACTTATGATGGGTATATAGAGAAAGGCTTGAAACCACCCATGAAACCACGCGACCTGGGCTTGAATACTCGCCGTAGGTTAATTGAATCCTTATTGGTCGGCCCGCTTGTTGCCCTGGTTCTGGAGGGTCCACATGTAATCGAGGTGGTGCGCAAAATGCGCGGTGCCACTAGTCCTCAGTTGGCCGATGTCGGCACGATTGGCTTCGATTATTCCTTAGAAAGTTATGAGTTAGCCGATTCTGGCGACTGGGCCATTAAGAATATAATTCATGCCAGCGATAGTCCAGAAAACGCCAAGGTAGAGATTGCCAACTGGTTTAGCAAGTCCGAGCTATTCGAATACAAGACGGCCGCAGAAGACGTGTTATACAGTAAGAATTGGCATGACAAAAAGTAG